A genome region from Akkermansiaceae bacterium includes the following:
- a CDS encoding cyclic nucleotide-binding domain-containing protein: MTQKLVRPELPAVGIVKEMEPADRALLGGYGEFLPAQAGQVLIEAGDDQEYLYLVISGLLHVTITIDGRQKLLARVEAGETLGEVNVFDPAKASATVTAQEFTQVWKANRQDIDDFVKAYPEAGASLLAGIVTVMCRRIRNMNEKLADSESVDILGKFW; the protein is encoded by the coding sequence ATGACACAGAAATTGGTGAGGCCTGAATTGCCCGCAGTGGGGATCGTGAAAGAGATGGAGCCCGCCGACAGGGCCTTGCTAGGAGGCTATGGCGAGTTTCTGCCAGCCCAAGCCGGGCAGGTGCTCATCGAAGCCGGGGACGACCAGGAATACCTGTATCTGGTGATTTCGGGGCTGTTGCATGTCACCATCACCATCGACGGCAGACAAAAACTCCTCGCGCGTGTGGAAGCGGGCGAGACCCTTGGAGAGGTGAATGTATTCGATCCCGCAAAGGCCAGCGCCACCGTCACGGCGCAGGAATTCACGCAGGTCTGGAAGGCGAACAGGCAGGACATCGATGATTTCGTGAAAGCCTATCCGGAGGCCGGCGCGAGCCTGCTTGCGGGGATCGTGACCGTGATGTGCCGCCGGATCCGCAACATGAACGAGAAACTCGCCGATTCCGAAAGCGTGGACATCCTCGGCAAGTTCTGGTGA
- a CDS encoding DUF3307 domain-containing protein, with protein MFNGFAESAVSGGTLGGFLLLAFALLIGHALADYPLQGAFLATGKNRNGDPSDFFGGTSVPKRLWLHALTAHSLIHAGFVWVITGSAALALAEFILHWIIDLIRCDERISYNIDQLFHCLCKLAYAALLASGMRMPF; from the coding sequence ATGTTCAACGGATTTGCTGAAAGCGCCGTGTCGGGCGGCACCTTGGGGGGCTTCCTGCTGCTAGCCTTCGCGCTGCTCATCGGCCATGCCCTGGCGGACTATCCGCTCCAGGGCGCGTTCCTTGCCACGGGGAAAAACCGCAACGGGGATCCCAGCGATTTTTTCGGCGGCACGTCGGTTCCCAAGAGACTGTGGCTCCATGCGCTGACGGCGCACTCGCTGATCCATGCGGGATTTGTCTGGGTCATCACGGGCTCCGCCGCACTGGCTCTGGCGGAATTCATCCTCCACTGGATCATCGACCTCATCCGCTGCGATGAACGCATCAGCTACAACATCGACCAACTGTTCCATTGCCTCTGCAAACTCGCCTACGCCGCGCTGCTTGCCTCGGGGATGAGGATGCCGTTCTGA
- the hrpA gene encoding ATP-dependent RNA helicase HrpA, with translation MVFSGKWNYPAELPVVGKRADIIAAIRENQVVVVVSDTGSGKTTQLPKMVAEALDPGGRDQGSGVRKRLIGCTQPRRIAAVSVAERVAEELGVAVGDFVGYQVRFDDRTSRATRIKFMTDGILLAETQGDRELARYDALILDEAHERSLNIDFLLGYLKRLLERRPDFKLVISSATLDAGAFAAFFESGDSGDRIQETREGRKRAVPVIEAEGRMFPVTEFFLPGKDDEELAAHVGRGMEYLNGIDPMGDVLVFLPGEREIREAADLLEGRHFPNTEVLPLFARLGMGDQQRVFHPGTKRRIVLATNVAETSLTIPRIACVIDSGLARVSRWSAGRGVQRLQIEPVSRASARQRKGRCGRVRDGVCLRLYDEEDLSDRQEFTEPEIRRSSLAGVILRMKSLGLPEISEFPFLDPPNPKAVAEGYRTLREIGALDMDRGLTEIGMELGRLPVDPRMGRMLIEARYEKCMEAVTVIVAGLETSDPRERPAEKHREADAAHAKWLDPESDFMAMLNLWAEASTYYDGSRWRWNQLRKFCGKNFLNAKRVTEWGNVVEELGTLIGTETRGRRPENKGKKAIEGADFGAVHRSLLAGAPKQFGLWDKENKGYRSASGGFFAVFPGSGLFGQKKRAEWVMGLELVETSRLWARRAAVLDPLWVEMVAPHLCRSRYGEAHWDEKQGAVYGKETVICGGLHVVEGRRVHYGRVDRKAAHEVFLREGLLGGGLRRRTPFLERMEELREEIKGLEDKLRRPGMLWHEDAVVQFLEKRIPVEISTAAAFHKWREENEGLLMMGMGDVVWEDLHGLDFFPDILHHAGEEYPLYYHCAPGERDDGVTIGVHVDQLPALPEWLPGWGVDGNLEQRAELLMRGLPKDFRRSCQPIAETARSFAQLWGGAPKEEPITTSLAEHIRERVGSVIPAAEFDAGKLPEELITKIWVCDDEGEELALGTDVAELKLRLADRMRERFEAAATADVERRGMSKWDGESLPEQVMTAGGPAYPALVDEGGTVGVKAFTSMHEAREAHRRGGARLLVLGAEREVDYLRKKYPLGMLAKVELGRLGVDVGELVLLAAEGVAVGGFPRSPAAFATLSESAKGRWFEAATKIGEALDGIVEGEREIRSWIAANAKDRNYGEIAEDLEEELSWLMRSGWAWRAGYARLTDYPRRFRAMRSRLGRVASLPLVKDLEKIDLVRNHWAGWFAEWIADRDNPALWEAGWLLEEWRVQVFAPDVEVLGKVSEKRIAEVMPARR, from the coding sequence ATGGTTTTTTCCGGGAAATGGAACTATCCGGCGGAGCTTCCGGTGGTGGGGAAGCGTGCCGACATCATCGCGGCGATACGAGAGAACCAGGTGGTGGTGGTGGTGAGCGACACGGGCTCAGGAAAGACGACGCAGCTGCCGAAGATGGTGGCGGAGGCGCTGGATCCAGGAGGCAGGGATCAGGGATCGGGAGTCAGGAAAAGGCTGATTGGGTGCACTCAGCCGCGGCGGATTGCGGCGGTGAGCGTGGCGGAGCGCGTGGCGGAGGAGCTGGGGGTGGCTGTGGGGGATTTCGTGGGATATCAGGTGAGGTTCGATGACAGGACATCGCGGGCGACGCGGATCAAGTTCATGACGGACGGGATTCTCCTCGCGGAAACGCAGGGCGACAGGGAGCTGGCGAGGTATGATGCGCTGATACTCGACGAGGCGCATGAGAGGTCGCTCAACATCGATTTTCTGTTAGGCTATCTGAAACGGCTGCTGGAGAGGCGGCCGGATTTCAAGCTGGTGATTTCCTCGGCGACGCTGGATGCGGGGGCGTTTGCCGCTTTCTTTGAAAGCGGAGATTCCGGAGACCGGATTCAAGAGACCAGAGAAGGGAGGAAAAGAGCTGTTCCGGTGATCGAGGCGGAGGGGCGGATGTTCCCGGTGACGGAATTTTTCCTGCCGGGGAAGGACGATGAGGAGTTGGCGGCGCATGTCGGGCGGGGGATGGAGTATCTCAATGGGATTGATCCGATGGGGGATGTGCTTGTTTTCCTGCCGGGGGAGCGCGAGATCCGGGAGGCGGCGGATCTTTTGGAAGGCAGGCATTTCCCCAACACCGAGGTGTTACCGCTGTTTGCGCGTCTGGGGATGGGGGATCAGCAGCGGGTTTTCCATCCTGGCACCAAGCGCCGCATCGTGCTTGCGACGAACGTGGCGGAAACCTCGCTGACCATCCCGCGCATCGCCTGCGTCATCGATTCCGGATTGGCGCGGGTGAGCCGCTGGAGCGCAGGGCGCGGTGTGCAGCGGCTCCAGATCGAGCCGGTGAGCCGGGCGAGTGCGCGGCAGCGGAAGGGGCGCTGCGGGCGGGTTCGGGACGGAGTGTGCCTGCGGCTTTACGATGAGGAGGATCTATCAGATCGACAGGAGTTCACGGAGCCTGAGATTCGGCGCAGCTCGCTGGCGGGGGTGATCCTGCGGATGAAATCCCTGGGCTTGCCGGAGATTTCCGAGTTCCCTTTCCTCGACCCCCCGAATCCCAAGGCGGTGGCCGAAGGGTACCGCACGCTGCGCGAGATCGGCGCGCTCGACATGGACAGGGGGCTGACGGAGATCGGCATGGAGCTGGGCAGGTTGCCGGTTGATCCTCGCATGGGGCGTATGCTGATCGAGGCGCGTTACGAGAAATGCATGGAGGCGGTGACGGTGATCGTCGCCGGGCTGGAGACCAGCGATCCGAGGGAGCGCCCGGCGGAGAAGCACCGCGAGGCGGATGCTGCCCACGCGAAATGGCTGGATCCCGAGAGCGATTTCATGGCGATGCTCAACCTCTGGGCGGAAGCCTCCACCTACTACGATGGTAGTAGATGGAGGTGGAACCAGCTGCGGAAATTCTGCGGGAAGAATTTCCTCAACGCGAAGCGGGTGACGGAATGGGGGAATGTGGTGGAGGAGCTGGGAACGCTGATAGGTACAGAAACCAGAGGCCGGAGACCGGAGAACAAAGGGAAGAAGGCCATTGAGGGGGCGGACTTCGGGGCGGTTCACCGGTCTCTGCTCGCGGGTGCGCCGAAGCAGTTCGGGCTTTGGGACAAGGAGAACAAGGGATATCGCAGTGCGTCGGGGGGATTCTTCGCGGTGTTCCCGGGGTCGGGGCTTTTCGGGCAGAAGAAGCGGGCGGAGTGGGTGATGGGGCTTGAGCTGGTGGAGACATCGCGGCTGTGGGCGCGGCGGGCGGCGGTGCTCGATCCGCTGTGGGTGGAAATGGTCGCCCCGCACCTTTGCAGGAGCCGTTACGGGGAGGCTCACTGGGATGAGAAGCAGGGTGCGGTGTATGGCAAGGAAACGGTGATCTGCGGCGGGCTGCATGTCGTCGAGGGGCGGCGTGTGCATTACGGCCGTGTCGATAGAAAGGCGGCGCACGAGGTGTTCCTCAGGGAGGGTTTGCTCGGCGGCGGGTTGCGTAGGAGGACGCCTTTCCTGGAGAGGATGGAGGAGTTGCGGGAGGAGATCAAGGGGCTGGAGGACAAGCTACGCCGCCCGGGGATGCTGTGGCATGAGGATGCGGTTGTGCAGTTTCTGGAGAAACGGATACCGGTGGAAATCTCCACCGCCGCCGCCTTCCACAAGTGGCGGGAGGAGAATGAGGGTCTGCTGATGATGGGCATGGGCGATGTGGTCTGGGAGGATCTCCACGGCCTGGATTTTTTTCCGGACATTCTCCATCATGCGGGCGAGGAGTATCCGCTCTACTACCACTGCGCACCCGGCGAACGCGACGATGGTGTGACGATAGGCGTGCATGTGGACCAGCTTCCGGCGCTGCCGGAATGGCTGCCCGGCTGGGGTGTGGATGGCAACCTGGAGCAGCGCGCCGAGCTGCTGATGCGCGGGTTGCCAAAGGATTTCCGGAGATCCTGCCAACCCATCGCCGAGACGGCCCGAAGTTTCGCGCAGCTGTGGGGCGGTGCGCCAAAGGAAGAACCCATCACCACAAGCCTTGCGGAGCACATCCGGGAACGGGTCGGCTCTGTGATCCCGGCTGCCGAATTCGATGCAGGGAAACTCCCCGAGGAACTCATCACGAAAATCTGGGTCTGCGATGATGAGGGGGAAGAACTCGCTCTCGGCACGGATGTCGCGGAACTCAAGCTGCGGCTCGCCGACCGGATGCGGGAGCGCTTCGAGGCGGCTGCGACGGCGGATGTCGAGCGGAGGGGGATGAGCAAGTGGGATGGTGAGAGCTTGCCGGAGCAGGTGATGACCGCCGGCGGCCCGGCGTATCCGGCTCTGGTTGATGAGGGCGGTACGGTTGGGGTCAAGGCTTTCACCTCCATGCACGAAGCCCGCGAGGCGCACCGGCGCGGCGGTGCTCGGCTGTTGGTGCTCGGCGCGGAGAGGGAGGTGGATTACCTGCGGAAAAAGTATCCCCTCGGCATGCTCGCGAAGGTGGAGCTCGGCAGGCTCGGGGTCGATGTTGGGGAGCTGGTCCTGCTTGCCGCCGAGGGCGTGGCCGTTGGGGGGTTCCCGAGAAGCCCGGCGGCTTTCGCAACGCTCAGCGAGTCGGCGAAAGGGAGATGGTTCGAGGCCGCGACAAAGATCGGAGAGGCTCTGGATGGCATCGTGGAAGGGGAGAGGGAGATCCGCTCATGGATCGCCGCGAATGCGAAGGACAGGAACTACGGTGAGATCGCGGAAGACCTCGAAGAGGAGCTTTCCTGGCTCATGCGCAGCGGCTGGGCATGGCGGGCGGGCTACGCCCGGCTCACCGATTATCCGCGTCGCTTCCGGGCGATGCGCTCCCGCCTAGGTCGGGTCGCCTCGCTGCCACTGGTCAAGGATCTGGAAAAAATTGATCTCGTCCGCAACCACTGGGCGGGGTGGTTTGCGGAGTGGATCGCAGATCGTGACAATCCCGCCTTATGGGAGGCCGGTTGGCTGCTGGAGGAGTGGCGCGTGCAGGTTTTCGCCCCGGATGTGGAGGTGCTTGGCAAGGTTTCGGAAAAACGCATCGCCGAGGTGATGCCCGCCCGCCGCTGA
- a CDS encoding DUF1559 domain-containing protein, protein MPPENPAARRNPGFTLVELLIVISIVLILALIAFMFTRRAMDRAHTVSCSNNLRQIGVGLTGYQQENNGYPSQNSGITWDRAILPHMGYLGDRSLVGTSPFRKSAWAELASVVKPFACPADRKPRSQDRFKRSYSIVPWTTNWSNGTQFRGWKNRPYNKGVPLSIVDEPGRAAMVVEWHTGTESLENLCGGGNHTYHDRGGPDKPEDTLHGKKQIVLFADGHTEMLPFMTNADFVQKYWPGVLGTVD, encoded by the coding sequence ATGCCACCCGAAAACCCCGCCGCAAGGCGCAACCCGGGCTTCACGCTCGTGGAATTGCTGATCGTGATCTCGATCGTTCTCATACTCGCCCTCATCGCCTTCATGTTCACAAGGAGAGCGATGGATAGGGCGCACACCGTCAGTTGCTCGAACAACCTCAGGCAGATCGGGGTGGGGCTCACCGGATACCAGCAGGAGAACAACGGCTACCCTTCCCAAAACTCCGGGATCACATGGGATCGTGCCATCCTGCCGCACATGGGTTACCTTGGGGATCGCAGCCTCGTCGGCACATCCCCTTTCAGGAAGTCGGCTTGGGCCGAACTCGCCTCGGTCGTGAAACCCTTCGCGTGCCCGGCGGATCGCAAGCCGAGGTCGCAGGACCGCTTCAAGCGCAGCTACTCCATCGTCCCCTGGACCACGAACTGGTCGAACGGAACCCAGTTCCGGGGCTGGAAAAACCGTCCATACAACAAAGGGGTGCCGCTCTCCATCGTCGATGAACCGGGACGCGCCGCCATGGTCGTGGAATGGCACACGGGCACCGAGAGCCTTGAAAACCTCTGCGGTGGCGGCAACCACACCTACCACGATCGCGGCGGGCCGGACAAGCCGGAGGACACGCTCCACGGCAAGAAACAGATCGTCCTCTTCGCCGACGGACACACAGAGATGCTGCCTTTCATGACAAACGCGGATTTCGTCCAGAAATACTGGCCAGGGGTATTGGGTACAGTGGACTGA
- a CDS encoding sulfatase-like hydrolase/transferase, which translates to MNPRSLIAAAILSGQALPAADRPNIVLIMADDMGYENLSCHGSKLNGTPHLDRLAAGGMRFDNAHSQPLCTPSRVQIMTGIDNNRNYVRFGLLDPEATTFANILRDSGYETCIAGKWQLEGGYDAPRKFGFDRYCLWQLNRRPSRYPNPGFEIDGKQVDFRNGEFGPDIVTDYICDFIEAKKDSGKPFLVYYPMMLPHYPFVPTPDSPDWDPDMWKDERDEPGGYHDQKHWKGFVSYTDKMVGKLVAKLDEAGIRENTLVVFTADNGTLPTIRQEFNGRVVRGAKGSTIDDGTHVPFIASWPGTIKPGQVAKDLVSFTDVLPTLCEAASAPIPEKPGIDGSSILPLLKGEAYNPRPDMYCWYERSGARNKASQHMRTDRYKLYQSGKFYDTFADPLEESDLTSADLPENLKPIHAELKAALDRRAKETERFDTIQKARQNRLQAPGKKRK; encoded by the coding sequence ATGAACCCACGATCACTCATTGCAGCAGCAATCCTGTCAGGCCAAGCATTGCCCGCCGCGGACCGCCCCAACATCGTCCTGATCATGGCGGACGACATGGGCTACGAGAACCTCTCCTGCCACGGCAGCAAGCTCAACGGCACGCCGCACCTCGACAGGCTAGCGGCCGGCGGAATGCGTTTTGACAACGCCCACTCGCAGCCGCTCTGCACCCCGTCCCGCGTTCAGATCATGACCGGCATCGACAACAACCGGAACTACGTCCGCTTCGGGCTGTTAGATCCGGAGGCAACCACCTTCGCAAACATCCTCCGGGACTCCGGCTACGAGACCTGCATCGCCGGGAAATGGCAGCTCGAGGGTGGCTACGATGCCCCGCGGAAATTCGGTTTCGACCGCTACTGCCTCTGGCAATTGAACCGCCGTCCCAGCCGCTATCCGAATCCCGGCTTCGAGATCGACGGCAAACAGGTCGATTTCAGGAACGGCGAGTTTGGCCCGGATATCGTCACCGATTACATCTGCGATTTCATCGAGGCCAAGAAAGATTCCGGAAAGCCCTTCCTCGTCTATTATCCGATGATGCTTCCCCATTACCCCTTCGTCCCCACCCCAGACAGCCCGGACTGGGATCCGGACATGTGGAAGGACGAGAGGGACGAGCCGGGCGGTTACCATGACCAAAAGCACTGGAAAGGCTTTGTGAGCTATACGGACAAGATGGTCGGCAAATTGGTGGCGAAACTGGACGAAGCCGGCATCCGGGAAAACACGCTGGTCGTTTTCACCGCAGACAACGGCACACTCCCTACCATACGCCAGGAATTCAACGGCAGGGTCGTTCGCGGCGCCAAGGGTAGCACCATAGACGACGGCACCCATGTCCCCTTCATCGCAAGCTGGCCTGGCACGATAAAACCGGGGCAGGTCGCCAAGGATTTGGTGAGCTTCACGGATGTCCTGCCCACCCTTTGCGAGGCCGCCTCCGCACCCATCCCGGAAAAGCCCGGCATCGACGGCTCAAGCATCCTTCCTCTCCTGAAAGGCGAAGCCTACAACCCACGCCCTGACATGTATTGCTGGTATGAGCGCAGCGGTGCCCGCAACAAGGCCAGCCAGCACATGCGGACTGACCGCTACAAACTCTATCAGAGCGGGAAATTCTACGATACCTTTGCCGATCCGCTCGAAGAGAGTGATCTCACTTCCGCGGATCTCCCCGAAAATCTCAAGCCCATCCATGCCGAGCTAAAGGCCGCGCTCGATCGCCGAGCGAAGGAAACCGAGCGCTTTGATACGATTCAGAAAGCCCGGCAGAATCGCCTCCAGGCGCCCGGCAAAAAGCGCAAATGA